A region of the Mycobacterium sp. NBC_00419 genome:
GCTGACCGCGGTGGCGATGCTGGTGGCCATCTTCCGTGCGCGTCCGTCCCCGTTCTACGTGATGGACGAGGTGGAGGCGGCGCTCGACGACGTCAACCTGCGCCGGCTGATCGGGTTGTTCGAGCAGCTGCGGACCCAGTCGCAGCTGATCGTGATCACCCATCAGAAGCCGACGATGGAGATCGCCGACGCGCTCTACGGCGTCACCATGCAGGGTGACGGCATCACCACCGTGATCTCGCAGCGGATGCGCGGCCAGGAACTGGTCGCCACCAGCGGCTAGTGCCCCGAGCCCGAGTGGACGCGGCTCGCCGGGTCCGTCGCACGGTCTAGGTTCAACGTTGTGGAATTGGCGACCTCGGCCGGTCTGATCGCTGTCGACCTCGGTGAGGGCATGGTGCGGGCGCGTGGCGTGGCCTACGGCCGGGCCCGGCGCTTCGAAGCCGGCCGAGCGGTCGAACCATGGCCGGGCCGGCGTGCAGCCACCAGTCCCGGACCGGCCTGCCCGCAACGGGCCGGCCGGCTCGACTTCGTCACCGGCCCCGTCGTCGATCACCTTCGTGTCGACGAGGACTGCCTGGTGCTGTCGGTGACCGCACCCCAGGGCGCGGCCAGGTTGCCGGTCATGGTGTGGTTCCACGGCGGTGCCTATGTCGCGGGCGGTGGCGAGTCGGCGAAATACGATCCGACCCCACTGGTCCGTGACGGCGACGTGGTGGTGGTCACCGTCACCTACCGGCTCGGGATCTTCGGATACCTGGCTCCTGCCGACGCCGACGCCGACGACAACATCGGGCTGCGCGACCAGATCCTCGCGCTGCAATGGGTACGCGACAACGTGGCGGCCTTCGGCGGAAACCCCGACGACGTCACCGTGTTCGGTCAGTCGGCCGGCGGTGACTCGGTGATCGCCCTGATGCTCAGTGACGGCACCGACGGCCTGTTTCACCGGGTGATCGCTCAGAGCGCGCCGTTGGGTGTCGGCACCGGCACCGCCGCGGTGGCCGCGGGCCGCGCCGAGATGGCGGTGTCCATGCAGGCCGCGATGAGTGACACACTCGGCGGCACGCTGCCGCGGGAGGCGACCATCGAGCAGCTGCTGGCGGCCGAACAGGCCGCCGCGGTTGCGGCGCAACGCTTCAGCCTGCTCGGCGGGATGGCGTTCGCGCCGCGGCTGGGCCGGTATCCGCTGCCGACCGCCGAGGACCTGCCATCCCGGCTCGCCGACGCGGCCCGCCGTGTCGAACTGTTCATCGGCTACACCAAGGACGATGGCGCCCCGTTCGTCGCGATGCGGTCCCAGGTCGCCGCGATGCGACCCGATCAACTTCGACGACAGGTGATCCGGGCGGCGACCCGGCCGGTCACCATGCGGGTCTTCGCCCGCGGCACAAGCGAGTTCGTCACGAGTTGGCGCAAAGCCGGCGGTCGCGCCGGCACCTACCGGTTCGACTGGGCACCGCCGGGGGCGCCGTTCGGCGCCTGCCATTGCATCGAATTGCCCTACCTGTTCGGCACCGCCGGTGCGTGGTCGGATGCGCCGATGCTCGGGCCGCGCCGCATGATCGACGACGCGCTCGGGGAGCGGCTGCGGTCGGTGTGGACCGGATTCGCACGCGGCGGCACGGACGCGCTGTCGGCGCCGGAACTGCGATTCGGCTAGGACGCCGGGGTCACACCGAGCCGGCGCAGCCCGGCCAGGTCGTCCACACCACAGCCGTGCAGGCAGATCCGCAATTCTTCGATGAAACCCTCCAGCGCGTCCAGCGCGGCTGCGGGCGACTCGATCGCCGGAGCCAGCAGCGGGCGCGCCAGCGCCACCACGTCCGCACCCATCGCCAGTGCCTTGGCGGCATCCATCCCGGTCCGGATGCCTCCCGAGGCCACCAGCGGCATCCCGGGCAGGGTCTGGTGCACCTCCTGCAGCGCCTGCGCCGTGGGCACACCCCACTCGGCGACCGCCGGATAGCGCACCTCGCCGTAGCGCACCAGTTGCTCCACGCGTGCCCAGGACGTACCGCCCGCGCCGGCGACGTCGACGGCCGCGATCGGCAGGCCACGCAGCCGCTCGGCGGCGTCGGCGCCGATGCCGTGGCCGACTTCCTTGACCATCACCGGATACGGCAGCTCCTCGGCCAATCGGCGAAGCCGTTGCAGGGAGCCGCTGAAGTCGGTGTCACCGTTGTCCTGCATCGCCTCCTGCAGCGGATTGATATGCACGGCAAGAGCATTCGCGCCGACGCGCTCCAGTGCGGCGGCCAGCTTGGGGATGACGGCGTCGGACAGCTGCGCCAGGCCGATGTTGCCGATCAACAGCACATCTGGTGCCAGTTCGCGGACCTCGAAACTGCGGGCCGCCGTGTCGTCGTCGAGCATGATGCGCTGCGAACCGAGCATCATGCCGACACCCAGCTTCTGTGCGGCCTCGGCCAGATTGCGGTTGATCGTGCGGGACAGCTCGGCCCCGCCGGTCATCGCCCCGACCAGGACGGGTGCGCGCAGCTGAGCGCCGAGAAACTGCGTGCTCAGGTCGATGGTGGTCAGGCTGGTCTGGGTCAGCGCGTTGTAGGCAAGCCCGTAGCGCTCGAAACCGGTGGTGACCGAGACATACTCGACCGGCCCGGTCAGACAGGCGTCTATGTGGCGCAGTTTGCGGGTCGCGATGCCGCCCTCGTCCACGGTCATGGCCTACCCGGATGTGCAGGCGCGACACCGACCCGTGCCGGGCCCTGAAACAATGGCACGGTGTCACAGGGTCTCTGGATCGCTATCGCGGTCATCGCCGTCCTGGTTGTCGCTGCGCTGATCGTCGGTCTGGTCCGGTATCGGCGGCGCCAGATCAGCTTGCGCCGCAGCTCAGAGGCTGCCACACCGATCGACCGCTCGGGCGGCTATACGGCCTCGTCAGGCATATCGTTCACACAATCGTCAGCAACTGCCACGCTGGACGCCCCGGGGCAGGAGCGAGGCGACCGGGGGATTGACACCGGCGTGGGGCGGCCCGGAGTCGGCGACGACGCGGCGGTGCCCCGCGACTCGGTCAAGCGGCCGATCTCCGACGTGCGACTGCCCGAGCCGCCGGTGGTCGAGGAGCCCGTCGAGCCTGAGGCGCCGGCGGTCCCCGAAGCTGCCTCGACTGCGCCCGCCCCGCTCGACCTCGACGCCATTGCGCCTGCCGAAGGCCGACTGGAGCGTCTGCGCGGCCGGCTGGCCAAATCCCAGAACGCGCTCGGACGCAGCATGCTCGGCCTGCTGGGCGGCGGCGACCTCGACGAGGCGTCGTGGGAAGAGATCGAGGACACCCTGCTGATCGCCGACCTGGGCCCTGTCGTGACCTCATCGGTGGTCGCGCAGCTGCGCAGCCGGCTGGCCAGCAGCACGGTACGCACCGAGGACGATGTCCGCGCGATCCTGCGCGCCGTGCTGATCGCCGAACTGAATCCTGGCCTCGACCGCTCGATCAAGGCGCTGCCGCACGCCGACAAACCGTCAGTGCTGTTGGTCGTCGGTGTCAACGGCACCGGCAAGACGACGACGGTCGGCAAGCTGGCCCGCGTCCTGGTGGCCGACGGACGCCGGGTCGTTCTGGGTGCGGCCGACACGTTTCGCGCCGCAGCCGCCGATCAGCTGCAGAGCTGGGCGTCGCGGGTCGGCGCCGAAGTGGTGCGCGGAGCCGAAGGTGCCGATCCCGCCTCGGTGGCCTTCGACGCCGTCGACAAAGGCATCGCCTCGGGTGCTGACGTCGTCGTCATCGACACCGCGGGCCGGCTGCACACCAAGACCGGCCTGAT
Encoded here:
- the fni gene encoding type 2 isopentenyl-diphosphate Delta-isomerase, giving the protein MTVDEGGIATRKLRHIDACLTGPVEYVSVTTGFERYGLAYNALTQTSLTTIDLSTQFLGAQLRAPVLVGAMTGGAELSRTINRNLAEAAQKLGVGMMLGSQRIMLDDDTAARSFEVRELAPDVLLIGNIGLAQLSDAVIPKLAAALERVGANALAVHINPLQEAMQDNGDTDFSGSLQRLRRLAEELPYPVMVKEVGHGIGADAAERLRGLPIAAVDVAGAGGTSWARVEQLVRYGEVRYPAVAEWGVPTAQALQEVHQTLPGMPLVASGGIRTGMDAAKALAMGADVVALARPLLAPAIESPAAALDALEGFIEELRICLHGCGVDDLAGLRRLGVTPAS
- the ftsY gene encoding signal recognition particle-docking protein FtsY; translation: MSQGLWIAIAVIAVLVVAALIVGLVRYRRRQISLRRSSEAATPIDRSGGYTASSGISFTQSSATATLDAPGQERGDRGIDTGVGRPGVGDDAAVPRDSVKRPISDVRLPEPPVVEEPVEPEAPAVPEAASTAPAPLDLDAIAPAEGRLERLRGRLAKSQNALGRSMLGLLGGGDLDEASWEEIEDTLLIADLGPVVTSSVVAQLRSRLASSTVRTEDDVRAILRAVLIAELNPGLDRSIKALPHADKPSVLLVVGVNGTGKTTTVGKLARVLVADGRRVVLGAADTFRAAAADQLQSWASRVGAEVVRGAEGADPASVAFDAVDKGIASGADVVVIDTAGRLHTKTGLMDELGKVKRVVSKRAAVDEVILVLDATIGQNGLAQARVFADVVDITGVALTKLDGTAKGGIVFRVQQELGVPVKLVGLGEGPDDLAPFEPGAFVDALLG
- a CDS encoding carboxylesterase family protein, with amino-acid sequence MELATSAGLIAVDLGEGMVRARGVAYGRARRFEAGRAVEPWPGRRAATSPGPACPQRAGRLDFVTGPVVDHLRVDEDCLVLSVTAPQGAARLPVMVWFHGGAYVAGGGESAKYDPTPLVRDGDVVVVTVTYRLGIFGYLAPADADADDNIGLRDQILALQWVRDNVAAFGGNPDDVTVFGQSAGGDSVIALMLSDGTDGLFHRVIAQSAPLGVGTGTAAVAAGRAEMAVSMQAAMSDTLGGTLPREATIEQLLAAEQAAAVAAQRFSLLGGMAFAPRLGRYPLPTAEDLPSRLADAARRVELFIGYTKDDGAPFVAMRSQVAAMRPDQLRRQVIRAATRPVTMRVFARGTSEFVTSWRKAGGRAGTYRFDWAPPGAPFGACHCIELPYLFGTAGAWSDAPMLGPRRMIDDALGERLRSVWTGFARGGTDALSAPELRFG